A window of Camarhynchus parvulus unplaced genomic scaffold, STF_HiC, whole genome shotgun sequence genomic DNA:
GTGACCACTGGTCAGTCATGGTCACCATTGCTCAGTCATGGTCAGCCCTGGTCACTCAGAGTGACCGCTGGTCAGTCATGGTCAGCCAGAGTGACCACTGGTCAGTCAGAGTGACCACTGGTCAGTCATGGTCAGTCAGAGTGACCGCTGGTCAGTGATGGTCAGCAATGGTCAGTGATGGTCAGCAATGGTCAGTGATGGTCACCAGTGCTCAGAGTGACCACCGAGTGCTCCACGTTGTACTCGAGGCGGTCAATCATCTCACCCTGGTCAGCCAGAGTGACCACTGGTCAGTCATGGTCAGCCAGAGTGACCACTGGTCAGTCAGAGTGACCGCTGGTCAGTCATGGTCACCATTGCTCAGTCATGGTCAGCCCTGGTCACTCAGAGTGACCGCTGGTCAGTCATGGTCACCATTGCTCAGTCATGGTCAGCACTGGTCAGTCAGAGTGACCGCTGGTCAGTGATGGTCACCAGTGCTCAGAGTGACCACCGAGTGCTCCACGTTGTACTTGATGCGGTCAATCATCTCGCCCTGGTCATTCAGAGTGACCACTGGTCAGTCATGGTCAGCCAGAGTGACCACTGGTCAGTCAGAGTGACCACTGGTCAGTCATGGTCAGCCAGAGTGACCACTGGTCAGTCAGAGTGGCCACTGGTCAGTCATGGTCAGCCAGAGTGACCACTGGTCAGTGATGGTCTGCACCGATCATTCACAGTGACCACTGGTCACTCACAATGAGTCCTGGTCATTCATGGTGTCTGCTGGGCACTCACAGTGACCACTGGTCAGTCATCGTCAGCATTGGTCAGTGATGGTCACCACTGGTCACTCCCGGTGACCTCTAACCCCTCCCAGTGACCGCTGGTCACTTCCAATGCCTTGTGGTCACTCTCAATGAACTTTGATGGGTCCAGATGACCCATGGTCACGCCTAATGACCCAAAACCCGTCCTGATGACCACTGGTCACTCCAATGACCACTGGTCACTCCCAATGACCCATAACCCATCCCAGATGACCTTTGGTGGATCCCAATGACCAGTGGTCACTCAGGATGACCCGTGGTCACTCCCAATGACCACTGGTCACTCCTAATGACCTCTGGTCACTCCAAGGTGACCTTCTGCAGATCTTTGATGACCCTCAATGGGTTCTTGGTGACCCTCAATGGCTCCAGATGGGTTTTGATGGGTCCCAATGACCACTGGTCACTCCCAATGACCCATAACCCATCCCAATGACCTTTGGTGGATCCCAATGACCACTGGTCACTCCAATGACCACTGGTCACTGCTAATGACCCATAACCCATCCCAATGACCACTGGTCACTCCTAATGACCCATAACCCATCCCAATGACCACCGGTCACTCCCAATGACCCATAACCCATCCCAGTGACCAGTGGTCACTCAATATGACCAGTGGTCACTCCAAGGTGACCTTCTGGAGATCTTTGATGACCCTCAGTGGGTTCTTGGTGACCCTTGGTGGGCTTTGATGGGTCCTGGTCACTTCAAACCCCTCCCAAATGACCAGCGGTCACTCCGGCTGACCCgcggtcactcagcggtcactcagcgtGCCCGGACCTGGCTCTCGACCAGCATGGCCATGTCCACGAACATGTCGTGCAGCTCGCGGATGCTGGTCTCCAGCTTGATGATCTCGTTGTGCCGCGTCTCGATCTCGTTCAGCGCCTGCTTGGTCATCTGCGAGTCCATCTTGATCTGCGGGGACACGCCAGCGGTCAGCGGGGTCACCGGGGGTCACCTGGTGGTCACCTGGTGGTCACCCGGTGGTCAGGTGGTCCTAGAGATCTCCAGGTGGTCACCAGAGGGCTCTGGAGATCTCCAGGTGGTTCTGGTGGTCACCTGGTGGTCACCATAAATGACCTGGTGATCCCCAGGTGGTCACCCAGGTGGTCACCAAGGATGTCCAGGTGGTCACCATAAATGACCTGATGGTCACCTGGTGGTCACCTGGTCTGAGAGACCCTGAGGTGGTCACCCAGGTGTCTTCAGGTGGTCACCAGAGATCTTCAGGTGGTCACCCAGGATGTCCAGGTGGTCACCAGAAATGATCTGGTGGTCACCTGGTGGTCACCAGAGATGTCCAGGTGGTCACCTGGTGGTCACCAGAGATGTCCAGGTGGTCACCCAGGATGTCCAGGTGGTCACCAGAGATGTCCAGGTGGTCACCTGGTGTCTCCAGCAGCCGCAGTGACCCCTGGTAGCCACGGTGGCCACAGTGGTCactcccagtgaccccagtgaCCGCTGGTCAGTCCCGGTGGCCGCAGTGACCCCGTGGtcactcccagtccctcccagtgacCCTGGTGGTCACTCTGGCCAGTGGTCACTCATGTTGTCCATGAAGATGGCCAGCTGACCGCTCTCCAGCGTGTCCGTGACCCCAGTGACCGCAGTGACCGCAGTGACCACTGGTCAGTCCCGGTGACCCTGTGGtcactcccagtccctcccagtgacCCCGGTGACCCCGTGACCCTGGTGGTCACtctggtcagtggtcactcacgTCGTCCGTGAAGATGGCCAGCTTGCCGCTCTCCAGCATGTCCTCCAGCTCCTCGTTGGTCGTGGTCCGGCCGGCTGGGGagagtgaccgctgagtgaccgctgagtgaccactgagtgaccactgagtgaccgctCCTTCCCAATGACCCTTGACCCCCCAGAATTACCACCAATCCCTCCCCCGCACTGACCACTCCTTCCCGGTGACCCCTGAcccccagagtgaccactgacccacccactgacccctgagtgaccccttgaccccctgagtgacccctgagccCCAGAGTGACCGCTCCCCAATGACCCCTGGCCACTCCCATGAGTGACCACTCCCCCCGCACTGACCACTGCCATGAGTGACCGCTGACCCCCAGAATGACCCCacactgaccactgaccccCAGAGTGATCCCTTGACCccctcactgaccattcccATGAGTGACCGCTGACCCCCCTTCCCTGACCACTGACCCCCGATGACCCGGAGTGACCAGATGACCCCAGATGACCCCAGATGACCATTGagtgaccccaggtgaccccagatGACCCTCACTGATCTCGAGCTGCCGCTGGATCCGGTCCTTGCAGCGGTCAGGGCATGGTGACCACTCAGTCCCTCCCCATGCCCTGATGACCCCATGACCCAGAGTGACCAGATGACCATAGATGACCCCTATGACCCCAGTGGTCACTctgagtgaccccagagtgaccacagCAGTGGTCAGTGTCCGTACTGATCTCGAGCTGCCGCTGGATCCGGTCCTTGCAGCGGTCACTGTGACCAGCAAGGACACTGACCGTTCCCTGATGACCAATGATGACCActgaccccagagtgaccccgagtgaccccagagtgaccctAGCAGTGGTCAGTGTCCGTACTGATCTCGAGCTGCCGCTGGATCCGGTCCTTGCAGCGGTCCCGGTACTTGGACTGCGTCGCGTTGTACTCGGTCATCACCTCCACGAACTTGCGGGACAGCGTAGAGTGCTGGGCAGGTGAGACacggacaggtgagacaggtgagacatggacaggtgagacatggacaggtgagatatggacaggtgagacatggacaggtgagagatggacaggtgagagatggacaggtgagggatggacaggtgagatatggacaggtgagacatggacaggtgagagatggacaggtgagacatggacaggtgagagatggacaggtgagagatggacaggtgagggatggacaggtgagagatggacaggtgagacatggacaggtgagacatggacaggtgagacaggtgagggatggacaggtgagacatggacaggtgagacaggtgagacatggacaggtgagagatggacaggtgagagatggacaggtgagacatggacaggtgagatgggacaggtgagagatggacaggtgagagatggacaggtgagatgggacaggtgagacatggacaggtgagatgggacaggtgagagatggacaggtgagagatggacaggtgagatgggacaggtgagatgggacaggtgagggacggACAGGTGAGATGGACAGGGGATGGACAGGTGATGGACAGGCCAGGTGAGAGATGGACAGGTGGTGAGATGGACAGGTGATGATGGACATGATGACAGGTGAGGGGGCGGATCTTGGGTGGCCAAGGGCGGTTGGTGATGATGAGGGATGgcgatgatgatgatgagtcAATGATGATGGATGGCGAGcgatgatgaagatgatgatgaaggtGATGATGGACAGGATGATGAAGgacaatgatgatgatgatgatgatgaccaTGATGAAGGTGAGGATGATGGCGTATGgcgatgatgatgatgatgaagggAGGATGAAGGCTCGATAGGTGGAGTGATGATGATGGATGAACATGATGCGATGATGGACAGATGATGATGACATGATGAGGATgatatgatgatgatgatgatgacgatgatgacgatgatgatgatgagatgatggtggtgatgatgaAGAAGGTGACCTGGTGAGCCGGATGACAACAGGATGTTCAGTGCACCTGCTGCTGATcaatgatgaagatgatgacga
This region includes:
- the LOC115916176 gene encoding LOW QUALITY PROTEIN: syntaxin-1B-like (The sequence of the model RefSeq protein was modified relative to this genomic sequence to represent the inferred CDS: substituted 2 bases at 2 genomic stop codons), coding for MKDRTQELRSAKDSDDEEEVVTVDRDHFMDEFFEQVEGIHXIDXLEDGSQVKKQHSAILAAPNPDEKTKQELEDLTADIKKTANKVRSKLKAIEQSIEQEEGLNRSSADLRIRKTQHSTLSRKFVEVMTEYNATQSKYRDRCKDRIQRQLEITGRTTTNEELEDMLESGKLAIFTDDIKMDSQMTKQALNEIETRHNEIIKLETSIRELHDMFVDMAMLVESQGEMIDRIKYNVEHSVVTLSTGDHH